A genomic stretch from Aedes albopictus strain Foshan chromosome 2, AalbF5, whole genome shotgun sequence includes:
- the LOC115257976 gene encoding bestrophin-2 yields the protein MTISYSAEVPNGSNFGCFWRILWKWRGSVYKAIWRELLAYLCVYYTLNFTYRYGLNEEGRRVFERIRNYCGQQRENVPLSFVLGFYVSLVVKRWWEQYRLLPWPDTLALFVSAAIQGHDETGRLMRRNIMRYMVLAYVITLQKISLRVKRRFPTWQHLVDAGLMLESERKIFEIMDSKSPMSKYWMPLVWATNIINRARKDQMIPSDHIVQTLLMELSDIRRRLGGLIGYDTVCVPLVYTQVVTLVLYSYFTAAIMGSQMIPTFDPKTNTYMELDVYFPLFTALQFVFYVGWLKVAEVLINPFGEDDDDIELNWLIDRHIKASYMIVDEMHDEHPELLKDQYWEEVVPKDLPYTVASEHYRREEPKGSAEHYVVKESEAVYANIGGGKRPVNDEVYADYESVDTPMAERRKGWFGRQMNRFSIRSASTTYSSGLFKRHRNNSVYSSPEAGITQPIAVGAPMQKISFYDKFVRKKSGHHPRQIVKQNSKLSLNGSVISSVPPKARPRIPTPDVAKDSKMHPLANIATLQDRTSNIASGVALMTTQLANNPSIYPASTQSQYNSDLPVVGTLLLAPIKELDSNSVSNTLHAGQSATAALAKSILPSNIKSSVTTFTKDGTNLELALSNTSTLGKAGSLGANTVLVLPAATAGTNGSIDSTDNGGTTTATAANLVPATAVPVTVSSDAIPLAITSIPLTFTVTPVTTTAANASTGTIITELPCDNGVEVSSTVTLNNEKKSSTSEPSSSAASTLSKRKPKHSEVYV from the exons ATGGCGTGGCAGTGTATATAAAGCCATTTGGCGAGAGTTACTAGCATATTTATGCGTCTACTACACACTAAATTTCACCTATAGATATGGTCTGAATGAAGAAGGAAGAAG AGTATTCGAAAGGATACGGAATTACTGCGGGCAGCAGCGGGAAAACGTGCCACTCTCGTTCGTTCTGGGCTTCTATGTGAGTCTGGTGGTGAAGAGGTGGTGGGAGCAATACCGTTTGCTGCCCTGGCCCGACACGCTTGCCCTATTCGTCAGTGCTGCCATCCAAGGCCAT GATGAAACTGGCCGACTGATGCGACGAAACATCATGCGATACATGGTCCTCGCCTACGTTATTACTCTGCAGAAGATTTCCCTGCGTGTGAAGCGTCGCTTTCCAACCtggcaacacctggtggatgccGGTTTGATGCTGGAAAGCGAGCGGAAAATATTCGAAATCATGGACTCCAAGAGTCCCATGTCCAAATACTGGATGCCCCTGGTATGGGCAACCAACATCATCAACCGTGCCAGAAAAGATCAGATGATCCCATCCGATCACATTGTACAGACTCTGCTGATGGAGCTGTCCGACATCCGACGACGGTTAGGCGGTCTCATCGGTTACGACACGGTCTGTGTACCGTTGGTATATACACAGGTAGTCACGCTGGTGCTGTATTCCTACTTTACGGCGGCCATCATGGGCAGCCAAATGATCCCAACGTTCGACCCCAAGACCAACACCTACATGGAACTGGATGTGTACTTCCCACTGTTCACAGCACTACAGTTCGTGTTTTACGTTGGTTGGTTGAAGGTTGCCGAAGTCCTTATCAACCCATTCGGTGAGGACGATGATGATATTGAACTGAACTGGTTGATCGACAGACACATTAAGGCATCATACATGATCGTCGACGAGATGCACGATGAACATCCCGAACTACTGAAAGATCAATACTGGGAGGAAGTGGTGCCAAAAGATTTGCCATACACGGTTGCGTCCGAACACTACCGACGAGAAGAGCCGAAGGGATCGGCTGAACACTACGTCGTCAAGGAATCCGAAGCGGTCTACGCGAACATCGGAGGTGGTAAACGTCCTGTGAACGACGAAGTCTACGCTGATTAT GAAAGCGTAGACACTCCTATGGCCGAACGCCGTAAGGGCTGGTTCGGTCGACAGATGAACAGATTTTCGATCCGAAGCGCTTCGACGACCTACTCATCCGGTCTGTTCAAGCGCCATCGAAACAACTCGGTGTACTCTAGTCCGGAGGCTGGCATCACACAACCGATTGCCGTTGGGGCTCCGATGCAAAAAATCAGCTTCTACGACAAGTTCGTGAGGAAAAAATCCGGACATCATCCGCGGCAGATAGTTAAACAAA ATTCCAAACTGAGCCTTAACGGGTCCGTTATTTCAAGTGTGCCACCGAAGGCCCGGCCTCGCATTCCTACTCCAGACGTTGCCAAGGATAGCAAAATGCATCCACTAGCGAACATCGCCACCCTGCAGGACCGGACGTCCAACATTGCGTCCGGCGTGGCGCTGATGACCACTCAG CTGGCCAACAATCCGTCCATTTACCCGGCGTCTACGCAGTCGCAGTACAACAGTGATCTACCGGTAGTGGGTACACTGCTGCTGGCTCCCATCAAGGAGCTCGACTCGAACTCGGTGTCCAATACTCTGCACGCCGGCCAATCGGCAACGGCGGCCCTAGCGAAGTCCATTCTGCCGTCCAATATCAAAAGTTCTG TTACCACCTTCACCAAGGACGGCACCAACCTAGAACTGGCACTCAGCAACACCTCCACGCTGGGTAAAGCCGGCTCGCTCGGTGCCAACACGGTCCTAGTCCTACCGGCAGCCACCGCCGGCACCAATGGCTCCATCGACAGCACCGACAACGGCGGAACAACCACAGCGACCGCGGCCAACCTGGTTCCGGCCACGGCCGTCCCGGTGACCGTTTCCTCCGATGCCATCCCCCTCGCGATTACCTCGATACCGCTGACCTTCACCGTGACTCCGGTCACCACCACGGCGGCAAACGCCAGCACAGGAACCATCATTACCGAATTGCCATGCGACAACGGTGTCGAGGTCAGCAGCACCGTCACGCTGAACAATGAGAAGAAATCATCCACATCTGAACCATCGTCGTCCGCTGCATCCACACTTAGCAAGCGGAAACCGAAGCATAGTGAAGTTTATGTTTGA